Proteins found in one Oryza glaberrima chromosome 4, OglaRS2, whole genome shotgun sequence genomic segment:
- the LOC127772057 gene encoding uncharacterized protein LOC127772057: MARGPLDLWNAWATQILVLLSLTLQILLLMFAGIRRRKSFTVLRFILWLAYQLADSTAIYAVGHLSLSSAPREHKLVAFWAPFLLLHLGGPDNITAYSLEDNKLWKRHLVTLVVQVLGAEYVLYKNIPRSGGFLILAAILMFIVGTAKYGERTWALYSANFSSIRGALKKLPRSQLRGYQGYLREEDGHIDAGSDEFLLQRAHSLFHICERGIVDSVINEDEIEIKTETETETKTIIKGLMDNPKRMWRVMEMELSLMYDVLYTKARVIHTMIGYCVRAASPLSVVACFLLFHFTGKHGHSGIDVIITYILLGGALFIETTSTLNAVGSSWALSYLCTTQWSWLRHEALCAGRWHRLRRAVVTIRQHVKTMTGGSSSYYGRSRVWSGTIGQYNMFYFCTNMEIDKADKGLKSFATKLGFGEWWENTYYSWTVKVPEEVKQRALNMVSSKDLNTMGMVRHRWGEIVFKHSYPELYDMLVGNDDYYHGIDFHESIISCHIATELLLFKISTSDDDERPDLIRALSNYLMYLLVTHPDMLPGLPQNWLYEMTCKNLDDLCEGQLGPSRRSDIGTVLKKLFGWNDGTRPYNLDQTNKLADIIFQLESRSHQPSVPRLKYGRTIARILVDKSDKNTDPLNVLLDLWMDFLIYAANRCNRESHARKLNTSGEFITVVWLMIEHIYQTKSK; the protein is encoded by the coding sequence ATGGCACGAGGGCCATTAGATCTGTGGAACGCGTGGGCAACGCAGATCCTGGTTCTCTTGAGCCTCACGCTGCAGATCCTCCTCCTCATGTTCGCCGGGATCCGCCGGCGCAAGTCGTTCACGGTGTTGAGGTTCATCCTCTGGCTGGCCTACCAGCTGGCTGACTCGACAGCGATCTACGCTGTTGGCCACCTCTCGCTCAGCAGCGCGCCACGCGAGCACAAGCTGGTGGCATTCTGGGCGCCGTTCCTGCTGCTCCACTTAGGCGGCCCGGACAACATCACCGCCTACTCCCTCGAGGACAACAAGCTCTGGAAGCGCCACCTCGTGACTCTCGTGGTGCAGGTCCTCGGAGCCGAGTATGTCCTCTACAAGAATATCCCTAGAAGTGGTGGTTTCCTCATTCTTGCCGCCATCCTCATGTTCATTGTCGGTACTGCAAAGTATGGTGAGAGGACATGGGCGCTTTATAGTGCAAACTTCAGTAGCATCCGGGGCGCCCTCAAGAAGCTCCCACGTAGCCAGTTGAGAGGGTACCAAGGCTACCTACGGGAGGAGGATGGGCACATTGATGCAGGCAGCGATGAGTTCCTCCTGCAGCGTGCCCACTCTCTTTTCCATATCTGTGAGCGTGGGATTGTCGACTCTGTGATCAATGAAGATGAGATCGAGAttaagaccgagaccgagaccgagaccaaaacaataatcaagggGTTGATGGACAATCCCAAGAGGATGTGGAGGGTGATGGAGATGGAGTTGTCATTGATGTATGATGTCCTGTACActaaagcgagagttatccacACAATGATTGGCTACTGCGTGCGAGCCGCCTCCCCTTTATCCGTGGTTGCCTGCTTCCTGTTGTTTCATTTCACTGGGAAGCATGGTCACAGCGGAATAGAtgtcatcatcacttatattctGCTAGGTGGTGCCTTGTTCATTGAGACTACATCGACGCTGAACGCAGTGGGATCAAGCTGGGCTCTCTCCTACCTGTGCACCACACAGTGGAGCTGGCTCCGACACGAGGCTCTATGTGCCGGAAGATGGCACCGCCTCCGGCGTGCGGTGGTCACTATTCGCCAGCATGTCAAGACCATGACCGGAGGCTCATCAAGCTACTACGGCAGATCTAGAGTGTGGTCGGGTACCATAGGTCAGTACAACATGTTCTACTTTTGTACCAACATGGAGATTGACAAGGCAGACAAGGGGCTGAAAAGCTTTGCCACGAAGCTGGGTTTTGGCGAGTGGTGGGAGAATACATACTACTCGTGGACCGTGAAGGTTCCGGAGGAAGTGAAGCAGCGTGCTTTGAATATGGTCTCTAGTAAAGATCTCAACACTATGGGCATGGTCAGGCATAGGTGGGGTGAGATTGTTTTTAAGCACAGTTATCCTGAACTGTATGACATGCTTGTGGGCAACGACGACTACTATCATGGCATAGACTTCCACGAGAGCATCATTTCCTGCCATATCGCCACTGAGTTGCTCCTGTTCAAAATCTCCACCAGTGATGACGATGAGCGTCCGGACCTGATCAGAGCTCTATCCAACTACCTAATGTATCTCCTCGTGACCCACCCTGACATGTTACCTGGCCTTCCCCAAAACTGGCTGTACGAAATGACCTGCAAAAACCTCGACGACCTATGTGAAGGCCAATTGGGTCCTTCACGCCGGAGTGACATCGGCACGGTGCTGAAGAAACTGTTTGGATGGAACGATGGCACTAGACCTTATAACCTGGACCAGACAAACAAGCTTGCAGACATCATATTCCAGTTGGAGAGTAGGAGCCACCAGCCCTCGGTTCCTCGCCTTAAGTATGGTCGTACAATCGCTAGAATACTAGTAGATAAGTCAGATAAGAACACAGATCCATTGAATGTGCTGCTTGACCTCTGGATGGATTTTCTCATCTACGCCGCCAACCGATGCAATCGAGAGTCACATGCCAGGAAGCTCAACACCAGCGGCGAATTCATAACCGTTGTGTGGCTAATGATAGAACACATTTACCAAACAAAGTCAAAATAG